A single Pseudomonas brassicacearum DNA region contains:
- a CDS encoding DUF1302 domain-containing protein: MDNLKDCLGFKHCALFLALCSSGVMVERVQAMQMDLGDSDWKLRWDNTLKYSQAWRLQGQDSRLVNAPTANGLYPSIQSQGDKNFSSGLVSNRLDLFSEMDLSRQNYGLRVSGAAWYDDIYNQDTDSSEQTHFLSETRKLHGRDAEILDAFVFLRGDIGEDSQGVVRLGRHSLIYGESLFYGGNGIANAQGPTDVVKLLSVPGTQFKEILRPVNQISGQLQINPQLSVGAYYQFEWERSNLPGAGSYLSDVDAIGYGSGPLREVFGNDTVNGGDLKPRNSGQGGMQIRFKPTGTELELGFYAAQYHDKAPIGLYAYLDGAASAATGLPILGSYRQVYAEDIKTAGVSFSTAYGPFNFAGETSVRWNAPLVSNLQVVTPGMAADGGDNELFARGKTAHANLSAIYLLSPTAFWDGGSALAELAWNRTLSVTKNAAALDSNTTRDATALRVLIEPAYFQIVDGIDLTVPIGMGIVLDGRSSAVNKSGFGNTHSGDWSIGLKATYLQRWDVGLNYVNFFGAPKAGLREDGNFSYGQSLADRDFVSLYVKTSF; encoded by the coding sequence ATGGATAACCTCAAAGATTGCCTTGGTTTCAAGCATTGCGCCCTGTTCCTGGCGTTATGCAGCAGCGGTGTGATGGTCGAAAGGGTCCAGGCCATGCAAATGGACCTGGGTGACTCCGACTGGAAACTGCGTTGGGACAACACCCTCAAGTACAGCCAGGCCTGGCGCCTGCAAGGGCAGGACAGCCGTTTGGTCAACGCGCCAACCGCCAACGGCCTGTACCCCTCGATCCAGAGCCAGGGCGATAAGAACTTCAGCAGCGGCCTGGTCTCCAACCGCCTGGACCTGTTTTCCGAAATGGACCTGAGCCGGCAAAACTATGGGCTGCGCGTGAGCGGCGCAGCCTGGTACGACGATATCTACAACCAGGACACCGACAGCAGCGAGCAAACACATTTCCTCAGTGAAACCCGCAAGCTCCATGGGCGCGACGCGGAAATTCTCGATGCCTTCGTGTTCTTGCGCGGTGACATCGGCGAAGACTCCCAGGGCGTGGTGCGCCTGGGCCGACACAGCCTGATCTATGGGGAAAGCCTGTTCTACGGCGGCAACGGCATTGCCAATGCCCAGGGCCCGACCGATGTCGTCAAGTTGCTCAGCGTGCCGGGGACTCAGTTCAAGGAGATCCTGCGCCCGGTCAATCAGATCTCCGGGCAGTTGCAGATCAACCCGCAGCTGTCGGTGGGTGCTTACTATCAGTTTGAGTGGGAGCGTTCCAATCTGCCCGGCGCCGGCAGCTACCTGAGCGATGTCGATGCCATCGGTTACGGCAGTGGCCCTCTGCGCGAAGTGTTCGGCAACGACACGGTCAATGGCGGCGATTTGAAACCGCGCAATTCGGGGCAGGGCGGCATGCAGATCCGTTTCAAACCGACCGGCACTGAGCTGGAACTGGGGTTCTACGCGGCCCAGTACCACGATAAAGCGCCGATCGGGTTGTACGCCTACCTGGACGGTGCGGCGTCTGCGGCCACCGGGTTGCCGATCCTGGGTTCCTATCGTCAGGTCTACGCCGAAGACATCAAGACCGCCGGCGTCAGCTTCTCCACAGCCTACGGTCCGTTCAACTTTGCCGGTGAGACGTCGGTGCGCTGGAACGCGCCGCTGGTGAGTAATCTGCAAGTAGTGACCCCCGGCATGGCGGCCGATGGTGGCGACAATGAGTTGTTCGCCAGGGGCAAGACCGCCCACGCCAACCTGTCGGCGATCTACCTGTTGTCCCCCACCGCGTTCTGGGACGGCGGATCGGCCCTGGCCGAACTGGCCTGGAACCGCACCTTGAGCGTGACCAAGAACGCTGCCGCGCTGGACTCCAACACCACCCGCGATGCCACGGCGCTGCGGGTATTGATCGAGCCGGCGTACTTCCAGATCGTCGACGGAATCGACCTCACCGTGCCGATCGGTATGGGAATAGTGCTCGATGGACGCTCATCGGCGGTCAACAAATCCGGTTTCGGCAATACCCATTCCGGCGACTGGAGCATCGGGCTCAAAGCCACCTACCTGCAGCGCTGGGATGTCGGCCTCAACTACGTGAACTTCTTCGGCGCACCGAAAGCCGGGCTGCGCGAGGACGGCAATTTCAGTTACGGACAGTCGTTGGCCGATCGCGACTTCGTCTCGCTCTACGTGAAAACCTCATTCTAA
- a CDS encoding coniferyl-alcohol dehydrogenase, producing the protein MKLDNKIVLVTGVSSGIGAATASLLRAHGAQVIGVDLKAPHMTLDGFVQGDLSSAETIERLLPQLPARFDGLCNIAGVPGTANPQLLARVNYLGLRHLSRALLPRINAGGSIVNIASILGAEWPLRLEQHKALARIEAFAAAQAWLADHPVPDQTCYQYFKEALIVWTYLQAQPWFLEHSVRMNSVAPGPVFTPILDDFVSMLGEARTQADAHRMKRPAYADEVAAVIAFLCADESRWINGVNLPVDGGLASTYI; encoded by the coding sequence ATGAAACTCGACAACAAGATTGTATTGGTGACCGGTGTCTCGTCGGGCATTGGTGCCGCCACGGCGAGCCTGCTGCGCGCCCATGGCGCCCAGGTGATTGGCGTGGACCTCAAGGCGCCGCACATGACCCTGGACGGTTTTGTGCAGGGCGATCTGAGCAGTGCCGAAACCATCGAACGGTTGCTGCCGCAGCTGCCCGCACGGTTCGACGGCCTGTGCAACATTGCCGGGGTGCCGGGCACCGCAAACCCGCAACTGCTGGCGCGGGTCAACTACCTCGGGTTGCGCCACTTGAGCCGTGCGCTGCTACCGCGCATCAACGCGGGCGGCAGCATCGTCAATATCGCCTCGATCCTCGGCGCCGAATGGCCGTTACGCCTGGAACAGCACAAGGCGCTGGCGCGCATCGAAGCTTTTGCCGCCGCGCAAGCCTGGCTGGCCGACCACCCGGTGCCCGACCAGACCTGCTACCAGTACTTCAAGGAAGCGTTGATCGTCTGGACCTATCTGCAGGCCCAACCCTGGTTTCTTGAGCATTCGGTGCGCATGAACAGTGTCGCGCCTGGCCCGGTCTTCACGCCCATCCTCGACGACTTCGTGAGCATGCTCGGTGAAGCCCGGACCCAGGCCGATGCCCATCGCATGAAACGTCCCGCTTATGCCGACGAGGTGGCGGCGGTGATCGCTTTCCTGTGTGCCGACGAGTCGCGCTGGATCAACGGCGTCAACCTGCCCGTCGACGGGGGATTGGCCTCCACCTACATCTGA
- a CDS encoding sigma-54-dependent Fis family transcriptional regulator yields MNNPHCQLPDHRIATEHFRPRGDSTELTDSSSPTPAELTACLFFSPDDGRIWLNDQRMLLLHSSSFGALRREIIERQGLEQARGMLTRTGYCSGARDARLIRERWPHADAAAVFRAGTHLHTLEGMTKVEPLHFKFDADSGFYEGEFLWHHSCEADEHVAAYGTGQDPVCWTELGYAIGFVSGLFGQLVIFREVECRGMGHERCRVVGKTAEQWGDVEQDLNYLNASPPTVVARTDSQSDIVAGAAPLPDSEQPLIGASAAFNAATQALQRVALTPATVLVSGESGVGKEMFARQLHQLSRRREGPFIALNCAAIPDNLIEAELFGVERGAYTGATHSRPGRFERAHGGTLFLDEITCLSLAGQSKLLRALQEREIERVGGGHGIKVDVRVVAATNIDLRKAVADGAFREDLFYRLNVYPIALPPLRERRDDIPLLINAFLKRFCQEYGRTPMGLTMRALKVLLRYDFPGNVRELQNLIERGLIASEEGQAIDLVHLFRNEQLPVDAYSVDLHGGLSPMGLAANDAAQKPALLQSLSQLDSDFSIDGLESRLINEALQLSSGNLAAAARSLGLSRAQFAYRLKKHQRGVPD; encoded by the coding sequence ATGAATAATCCCCACTGCCAGTTGCCGGATCACAGGATCGCCACCGAGCACTTCCGTCCACGGGGTGACAGCACCGAGCTGACCGACAGCAGTTCGCCCACGCCGGCAGAGCTCACCGCATGCCTGTTTTTCTCCCCCGATGACGGCCGAATCTGGCTCAACGACCAGCGCATGTTGCTGCTGCACAGTTCATCCTTCGGTGCGTTGCGCCGGGAAATCATCGAACGCCAGGGCCTGGAACAGGCCCGTGGCATGCTCACTCGCACCGGCTATTGCTCTGGCGCCCGGGACGCCCGGCTGATTCGCGAACGCTGGCCCCACGCCGATGCCGCGGCGGTGTTTCGCGCCGGCACGCATTTGCACACCCTTGAAGGCATGACCAAGGTCGAGCCACTGCATTTCAAGTTCGATGCCGACTCGGGGTTCTATGAGGGGGAGTTTCTCTGGCATCACTCCTGCGAGGCCGACGAGCATGTCGCCGCCTATGGCACCGGGCAGGACCCGGTGTGCTGGACCGAACTGGGCTATGCCATCGGTTTCGTCAGCGGGCTGTTCGGGCAACTGGTGATCTTCCGCGAAGTGGAATGCCGAGGCATGGGGCACGAACGCTGCCGAGTCGTCGGCAAGACCGCCGAACAATGGGGTGATGTCGAGCAGGACCTCAATTACCTCAACGCCTCACCGCCGACGGTCGTCGCGCGCACCGACAGTCAGTCGGACATTGTTGCCGGAGCCGCCCCGCTGCCGGACAGCGAACAGCCGCTGATCGGTGCCAGCGCCGCCTTCAACGCCGCGACCCAGGCCTTGCAACGGGTGGCCTTGACCCCCGCCACCGTGCTGGTCAGCGGCGAATCCGGCGTCGGCAAGGAGATGTTCGCCCGCCAGTTGCACCAATTGAGTCGCCGACGCGAGGGGCCGTTCATCGCTCTCAACTGCGCGGCCATCCCCGACAACCTGATCGAGGCCGAACTGTTTGGCGTCGAACGCGGTGCCTATACCGGGGCCACCCATTCACGCCCCGGTCGTTTCGAGCGGGCCCATGGCGGCACGTTGTTTCTGGATGAGATCACGTGCCTGAGCCTGGCCGGGCAAAGCAAGTTGCTGCGCGCCTTGCAGGAGCGGGAAATCGAGCGGGTCGGTGGTGGCCACGGCATCAAGGTCGATGTGCGGGTCGTGGCGGCCACCAACATCGACCTGCGCAAGGCCGTGGCGGACGGCGCATTCCGTGAAGACCTGTTCTACCGCCTCAACGTCTACCCCATCGCCCTGCCGCCCTTGCGCGAGCGTCGTGATGACATCCCGTTGCTGATCAATGCCTTCCTCAAGCGCTTTTGCCAGGAATACGGCCGCACCCCCATGGGCCTGACCATGCGCGCCTTGAAGGTGCTGTTGCGCTATGACTTTCCGGGCAACGTGCGGGAATTGCAGAACCTTATCGAACGCGGCCTGATCGCCAGCGAAGAAGGCCAGGCGATTGACCTGGTCCACCTGTTTCGCAATGAGCAACTGCCGGTGGATGCGTACTCCGTCGACCTGCACGGCGGTCTCTCGCCGATGGGCCTGGCCGCCAACGACGCCGCGCAAAAGCCGGCGCTGCTCCAGTCCCTCAGCCAACTGGACTCGGACTTCTCCATTGACGGCCTGGAGTCACGGCTGATCAACGAAGCCCTGCAACTGAGCAGCGGCAACCTGGCA
- a CDS encoding benzaldehyde dehydrogenase: MSASKSHLLSQVIESECVFNGDWVPASGPLQSIIEPATGERLMRCATADSADIAKASRDAALAQPGWAALGPRQRATILRKAADVAEQSFDELALYVARETGAALFKGQHEVREAIVLLHQAAGLLSQAHGVVLPSEAGRLSYARRQPHGVVGVISPFNFPLVLSMRSVAPALAAGNAVVLKPDPQTPVSGGLLIARLFEVAGLPKGLLQVLPGAADAGEALCRDPNVRMIAFTGSTGAGRKVAEVAGRNLKKVALELGGKNPLIILEDADLDLAARNAAWGAWLHQGQICMATGLILAHESIAEELTRKLVEKARALTVGNAAQGEAALGPLINQRQLKRVHDIVSDSVRAGARLEAGGEHDRLFYQATVLSGVKPGMRAFDEEIFGPVATVVSFATDDQAVELANRTEYGLAAAIISPSVGRAMAIGERLQCGMLHINDQTVADECVNPFGGRGASGNGGSVGGPADWDEYTQWQWVTVKDKAPVYPF, from the coding sequence ATGTCTGCATCCAAAAGCCACCTGTTGTCCCAGGTGATCGAGTCGGAATGTGTCTTCAACGGTGACTGGGTGCCTGCGTCGGGTCCGCTGCAATCGATCATCGAGCCGGCCACCGGTGAGCGGCTGATGCGCTGTGCCACGGCCGACTCCGCCGACATCGCCAAGGCCAGCCGCGACGCCGCCCTGGCGCAGCCGGGATGGGCGGCCCTGGGCCCGCGGCAACGGGCGACGATCTTGCGCAAGGCCGCCGACGTGGCCGAGCAGTCTTTCGACGAGCTGGCGCTGTACGTGGCCCGGGAGACCGGCGCCGCGTTGTTCAAGGGCCAACACGAAGTGCGCGAAGCCATCGTGCTGTTGCATCAGGCCGCTGGCCTGTTGTCCCAGGCCCATGGGGTGGTCCTGCCCAGCGAGGCAGGGCGCCTGTCCTATGCGCGGCGCCAGCCCCATGGCGTGGTCGGCGTGATATCGCCCTTCAACTTTCCCCTGGTGCTGTCCATGCGCTCCGTTGCGCCAGCCCTGGCGGCGGGCAACGCCGTGGTGCTCAAGCCGGATCCGCAGACCCCGGTGAGCGGTGGTTTGCTCATCGCCCGGTTGTTCGAGGTAGCGGGGCTGCCCAAGGGCTTGCTGCAAGTGTTGCCCGGTGCGGCGGATGCCGGTGAGGCGCTGTGCCGCGACCCTAACGTGCGCATGATCGCCTTCACCGGGTCCACCGGCGCCGGTCGCAAGGTCGCGGAAGTGGCTGGGCGCAACCTGAAAAAGGTCGCGCTGGAGTTGGGTGGCAAGAACCCGTTGATCATTCTTGAAGACGCCGACCTCGATCTCGCCGCCCGCAACGCGGCCTGGGGCGCCTGGCTGCATCAAGGGCAGATTTGCATGGCCACCGGCTTGATCCTCGCCCATGAATCCATCGCCGAAGAACTGACCCGCAAACTGGTGGAAAAGGCCCGGGCCTTGACCGTAGGCAACGCCGCCCAGGGCGAAGCCGCGTTGGGGCCGCTGATCAACCAGCGACAGCTGAAACGGGTGCACGACATCGTCAGCGACTCCGTACGCGCCGGTGCCCGGCTGGAGGCAGGTGGCGAGCACGATCGGTTGTTCTATCAGGCCACCGTGCTCAGCGGCGTGAAACCGGGCATGCGGGCTTTCGACGAGGAGATCTTCGGTCCCGTGGCAACGGTGGTCAGCTTCGCCACCGATGATCAAGCCGTCGAGTTGGCCAACCGCACCGAATACGGTTTGGCGGCAGCGATCATTTCGCCGTCGGTGGGCCGGGCCATGGCCATTGGTGAGCGGTTGCAGTGCGGCATGTTGCACATCAATGACCAGACCGTCGCCGATGAATGCGTCAACCCGTTCGGCGGGCGCGGCGCCTCGGGCAATGGCGGCAGCGTCGGCGGCCCGGCGGACTGGGACGAATACACCCAATGGCAGTGGGTGACGGTCAAGGACAAGGCGCCGGTCTACCCCTTCTGA